A single genomic interval of Littorina saxatilis isolate snail1 linkage group LG17, US_GU_Lsax_2.0, whole genome shotgun sequence harbors:
- the LOC138952272 gene encoding uncharacterized protein isoform X2 has protein sequence MHRLTATLLAFFFAALVLVSSSNAGPVPEASSLRVRRSSSDQRIAELQALMALTGSGGRVAHGQFDPLRLGKRKRDNGDEQRYTLLKNLIERAAENNMPQN, from the exons ATGCATCGGTTAACAGCAACTCTCCTGGCTTTCTTCTTTGCCGCACTCGTCTTGGTCAGCAGCTCAAATGCAGGGCCCGTACCAGAAGCAAGCAG TCTCAGAGTCCGGCGGTCGTCCTCTGATCAGAGAATCGCTGAGCTGCAGGCCTTGATGGCGCTGACCGGAAGTGGGGGCAGAGTTGCTCACGGGCAGTTTGACCCTCTCAGGCt CGGCAAGAGGAAGAGGGATAACGGTGACGAACAGAGGTACACGCTCCTGAAGAACCTCATCGAGCGCGCTGCTGAAAACAACATGCCCCAGAATTG
- the LOC138952272 gene encoding uncharacterized protein isoform X1 produces MHRLTATLLAFFFAALVLVSSSNAGPVPEASSSRNKRQFADAIVAEYLALIALSAGYLVPSQGCLLPACGVVDIRSSGKRKRDNGDEQRYTLLKNLIERAAENNMPQN; encoded by the exons ATGCATCGGTTAACAGCAACTCTCCTGGCTTTCTTCTTTGCCGCACTCGTCTTGGTCAGCAGCTCAAATGCAGGGCCCGTACCAGAAGCAAGCAG TTCCAGAAACAAACGTCAGTTTGCTGACGCCATTGTAGCTGAGTACCTGGCTTTGATTGCGCTGAGTGCAGGGTACCTGGTACCCTCTCAGGGATGTCTCCTCCCTGCTTGTGGGGTCGTCGATATTCGTTCCAG CGGCAAGAGGAAGAGGGATAACGGTGACGAACAGAGGTACACGCTCCTGAAGAACCTCATCGAGCGCGCTGCTGAAAACAACATGCCCCAGAATTG